Proteins co-encoded in one Arthrobacter alpinus genomic window:
- a CDS encoding ISL3 family transposase produces the protein MNELTLVHPDAATTIFNLDDYRVLETQTLSFGQRRIHIESTVESGCPGCGVISTRRHSGRQQRVRDIPVAGPVEVVWAKRRLFCDESLCPRKTFFEATIEVPARSRTTSRLRSALVRAVIDSGRAATETATAHGVSWWLVQKALNLAATKLPSVDLLRPRMLGIDEHRFRSVRFFKDPETKLWQRIEPWMTTIVDLDTSQILGVVDGRDHTGVGAWLIKRPLEWRLGVQVVAIDPSAAFRKALRMWLPRTAVSVDHFHLIQLANQALTEVRQQLSHQVRGRRGRAVDPAWAHRMLLLRAGDSLSDQARARLEKVFATDDPTGKLKAAWDVKEQVRTLLRTGSLEDAELAKEDLERLVKESKQPETTRLWRTICRWWKEIEVLIVTGATTGKVEANNTSIKHIKRTGRGFVNSTNYTTRIMLRSAARTAVNHP, from the coding sequence TTGAATGAGCTTACTTTGGTGCACCCTGATGCTGCCACCACGATATTCAATCTGGACGACTACCGTGTCCTAGAAACCCAGACGCTGAGTTTTGGCCAACGCAGGATCCATATTGAAAGCACCGTTGAATCCGGGTGCCCAGGATGCGGCGTCATCAGCACCCGTCGCCATTCCGGCCGGCAACAACGCGTCCGCGATATCCCTGTGGCTGGTCCGGTGGAAGTTGTCTGGGCCAAGCGCCGGCTGTTTTGCGACGAGTCATTGTGCCCGCGCAAAACGTTCTTTGAAGCCACGATAGAGGTCCCGGCCAGGTCACGTACTACGAGCCGGCTCCGTAGCGCTCTCGTGCGAGCAGTCATTGACTCTGGCCGCGCCGCAACGGAAACCGCCACCGCTCACGGCGTCTCCTGGTGGTTGGTGCAAAAGGCGCTGAACTTGGCTGCAACGAAGCTTCCCAGCGTGGATCTGCTGCGCCCGCGGATGCTGGGGATCGATGAACACCGTTTCCGGTCCGTCCGTTTCTTCAAGGACCCGGAAACTAAGCTATGGCAGCGGATTGAACCGTGGATGACCACGATTGTTGACCTAGATACGAGCCAGATCCTTGGCGTTGTTGACGGCCGTGACCACACAGGAGTCGGAGCATGGCTGATCAAACGCCCCCTGGAGTGGCGGCTCGGAGTTCAAGTCGTCGCCATTGATCCCTCAGCAGCATTCCGCAAAGCCTTGAGGATGTGGCTACCCCGAACCGCCGTTTCTGTTGACCATTTCCACTTGATCCAGCTGGCGAATCAGGCCCTGACCGAGGTCCGCCAGCAACTCTCCCATCAGGTGCGGGGTCGTCGTGGCCGGGCTGTGGATCCGGCGTGGGCGCACCGGATGCTGCTCCTACGCGCCGGCGATTCACTTTCCGATCAGGCCCGGGCCCGGTTGGAGAAAGTCTTCGCCACCGACGATCCGACCGGGAAACTCAAGGCAGCGTGGGATGTGAAGGAACAAGTGCGGACACTGCTGCGTACCGGCTCCTTGGAAGACGCCGAACTAGCCAAGGAAGACCTCGAGCGGCTGGTGAAGGAATCAAAGCAGCCCGAGACGACCAGGCTGTGGCGGACCATCTGCCGCTGGTGGAAAGAGATCGAGGTCCTCATCGTCACCGGTGCCACTACAGGAAAAGTCGAAGCCAACAACACCAGCATCAAACACATCAAGAGGACCGGGCGTGGCTTCGTCAATAGCACCAACTACACAACTCGTATTATGCTCAGGAGCGCCGCCCGAACAGCGGTGAATCATCCATGA